In Candidatus Omnitrophota bacterium, a single genomic region encodes these proteins:
- the tsf gene encoding translation elongation factor Ts produces the protein MNLMDAVKKLRFKTSAGMMECKTALKEANGDIDKAVEILRKKGIAKAAKKSTRTAEQGVIESYVHMGDKIGVLIEVNCETDFVARNHDFRKMTKDLSMQIAAANPIYVSKEEVPEEAKEKEREIFRTQVKDKPDNVVEKIVDGKMEKYFSEVCLLEQPFIKDPNIRIKDLLTQSIATLGENIKVKRFVRFEVGEES, from the coding sequence ATGAACTTGATGGATGCTGTTAAAAAATTGAGGTTCAAGACATCGGCGGGTATGATGGAATGCAAGACCGCCCTTAAGGAAGCCAACGGTGATATCGACAAAGCCGTTGAAATACTCAGAAAAAAAGGCATAGCAAAGGCCGCTAAAAAATCCACCCGGACTGCCGAGCAGGGTGTCATTGAAAGCTATGTGCACATGGGTGACAAGATAGGCGTTCTCATCGAAGTCAACTGCGAGACCGATTTCGTGGCCAGGAACCATGATTTCAGGAAAATGACCAAGGATCTCTCTATGCAGATCGCGGCGGCCAATCCCATTTACGTTTCGAAGGAAGAAGTCCCCGAAGAAGCCAAAGAAAAAGAACGGGAGATCTTCCGTACCCAGGTCAAGGATAAACCGGATAACGTGGTCGAGAAGATAGTTGACGGGAAGATGGAGAAATATTTTTCCGAAGTATGCCTTCTCGAACAGCCTTTCATTAAGGACCCGAACATCAGGATCAAGGACCTTCTTACCCAGAGCATCGCGACCCTGGGCGAGAACATAAAGGTCAAACGCTTTGTCAGGTTCGAGGTTGGCGAAGAGAGCTAG
- the rpsB gene encoding 30S ribosomal protein S2 produces the protein MPVGSKVIRELLENGVHFGHQTNKWNPKMEKYIFGAKSGIYIIDLTKTEQALKKAADFVYELAASGKRILFAGTKKQAKHIIREQAQRCDMFFVDERWLGGCLTNFSTVMKSVKKLDNLQQMKESETYSALTKKEKAQMDREEHKLLKNLEGIREMKELPDCLVIIDAEAEHIAVAEARKIGIPVIGLIDTNCDPDLIDLPIPGNDDAIRSIRYIVTTLADAAAKGRSEFMGTPVGEQKIEQEEPVGEEKPEAEKTITEKAEEETSSSGEEEEAPSEEEPADYEEEEKEKEKQTTGIEDTIEGDIKLNDE, from the coding sequence ATGCCAGTCGGATCCAAAGTTATCAGAGAACTTCTCGAGAACGGTGTGCATTTCGGGCACCAGACCAACAAATGGAACCCGAAAATGGAGAAATACATTTTCGGGGCCAAAAGCGGTATCTATATAATTGATCTCACCAAGACGGAACAGGCCCTTAAAAAAGCCGCTGATTTCGTCTACGAACTTGCCGCATCAGGTAAGAGGATACTTTTCGCGGGCACGAAAAAACAGGCAAAACACATCATAAGGGAACAGGCCCAGAGGTGTGATATGTTTTTCGTCGATGAGCGTTGGCTGGGGGGATGTCTTACCAACTTCAGCACCGTCATGAAGAGCGTGAAAAAGCTTGATAACCTCCAGCAGATGAAGGAAAGCGAGACCTATTCCGCCCTTACCAAAAAGGAAAAAGCGCAGATGGACAGGGAGGAGCACAAGCTTCTCAAGAACCTGGAGGGGATACGGGAGATGAAAGAGCTTCCCGATTGCCTGGTGATAATCGATGCCGAGGCCGAGCATATCGCCGTGGCCGAGGCCAGGAAGATAGGGATTCCCGTCATAGGCCTTATAGACACCAACTGCGACCCTGACCTGATCGATTTGCCCATACCCGGCAATGATGACGCCATAAGGTCGATAAGGTATATCGTCACGACGTTAGCTGACGCGGCCGCGAAGGGGCGCAGCGAGTTCATGGGCACTCCCGTGGGCGAGCAGAAAATCGAACAGGAAGAACCTGTCGGTGAAGAAAAGCCCGAAGCGGAAAAGACCATAACCGAAAAGGCTGAAGAGGAGACATCCTCTTCCGGCGAGGAAGAAGAGGCGCCTTCCGAAGAAGAACCTGCGGACTATGAAGAAGAAGAGAAGGAAAAAGAAAAGCAGACCACCGGGATAGAGGATACCATAGAAGGGGACATTAAACTTAACGACGAATAA